The Candidatus Hydrothermales bacterium genome includes the window ATGATAATGGCTTTCATTGACTACGAAACTGGTTATATCTATGATGTTATCCTTTTTCCTTCTCTTTACGCTGCATTTATAATCTCATTTGTTAACAACCATTTAGTGGAATCACTTCTTTACTCTTTTTTAGCTTTCATATTTGGTCTTTTTTTAAGATGGCTTGGTAAAACTCTATTTAAAAAAGAGGCACTAGGTGAAGGAGACCCCTATGTTTTTGCTTTAATGGCAGTTTACATAAGAGACTTTGACCTCCTATTCACACTTTTTTTATCCTTTTTCTCAGGATCTATCGTTGGATTATTTTTAGTCTTTAAAAAGAAAAGCAAATATTTACCTCTTTTACCCTATCTCTTCCTCGGAACTTTTATATACTATCTTTTGTACCCTAACCACTACTACTTAATTCATAAAATATTTTTCAATGAGTAGCAGATTTGATAAAATAGCAAAAATCTACGATATAGTAAATCTCATTTCATCCTTTGGTTTAGATCATTATTCAAGGTGGTTTTTATCAAAAAGGGTATCAGGAATAATCTGTGACTTAGGTGCCGGCAAAGGTGAACTTTCGATGTATTTAAGTAAAAGAAAAAAAGTAAAGAAAATTTTCGCAGTCGAAATCTCTAAAAAAATGCTTAAAAAAAGATTTTTGGATAAAAAAATCGTATATGTAAGAGCAGATGCAAATTTTATACCCTTTAAAGATAAAAGTTTTGATTATGTAGTTAGTAGCTTTGTTTGGAGAAATATAGAACAAAGGGAACTCTTCATAAAGGAATCAAGAAGAATTTTGAAAAAAGAAGGTAAAATCTATATTCTAGAAATGGCTAGACCGTCCGTTCCCTTTTCTTTTATTCTGATTCCCTACATTTATATTTTCACAACAATTCTATCAATTTTTTTTCCAGAATATTTATTTTTAAGATCAAGTATACTAAATCTAAAAGCAAAAGAATTGGTAAAAAATTATAAAGTTAAAAAGGTAATTAATGTCTTCGGCACAGTTTTCTATTTATTCATTTTTTAAGTTATAATTAATTTATATGGAAATTGAAAAACATGTAGAGGCAACCCTTTTAAGACCAGAAAAAACATGGAGAGAGTACGAGGAATTTGTTGAAAAATCTATTGAACTAAAGGTCTTTGGAATATGTGTCCCCCCATCCAGAGTCTCCCAAGTTAAAGAACTTATCAAAAATACAGAAATAAAACTCATATCTGTCTGTGATTTTCCCTTTGGTTATAGAGACACAGACTACAAAAAAAGAGAAACTGAAAAACTATTTGAACTGGGATGTGATGAGGTTGATATGGTAATGAATATCCAAAAATTCAAAGACGGTAACTACGAGGAAGTAAGAAAAGAAATAGAAGAAGTTGCAAAAATTTCAAATGGAAAAATCTTAAAAGTAATAATTGAATGTGGAGTTTTAACCACTGATGAAATTTCCATGGCTACAAGGCTAGTATGTGAGGGAGGAGCAAATTTTGTCAAAACTTCAACGGGATTCCTCTCAAGAGGTGTAAGACTCTCCGATATTAGGATTATAAAAAAATCTTTAAAAAATGGCGTAAAAATAAAAGCATCCGGAGGAATCAGATCACGCGGATTCGCAAGCATTCTAATAGAACTGGGAGTTGAAAGAATTGGAACCTCTGACCCATTAAGCGTTATAAAGGGCAATTAGAACATGAAAATTGTCATAACAAAAAAAGAATCAACAATAAGACTTTTTTCCGAACCTACTCTTTCCCCATTAACATCATTCTGGCTAGGTAAGAAAATAAAAGAATTTGAGAACAAAACTGGTTATTTAGTTTTTTACGTTATGGGCCCTGCCCCCCAATCTTTCAAGGGATTTTGGGGAACAAAAATAATTGATACCGAAGGAAAATCAGAAGAAGAATCTGCAGAAATAATCATAAACGCATTAGAAGAAATTGTTAAACAAGAAAAAAAACATGAATAAAGAAGAAATTAAAAAGAGAATTGAATTTTTAAGAAAGGAAATTAACTATCACAACTATAGATACTACGTTTTGAATGACCCTGTAATATCAGATGAAGAGTACGATAGATTATTTAGGGAGTTATTAGAATTAGAAGAAAAATTTCCAGAATTTATATCCCCTGATTCACCAACAAGGCGTGTCGGCGAAAAGCCACAAGAGGAATTTAAAACCTTTCACCATAGAGAATCAATGTTTTCTTTGCAGGATGCAAGAAACAAAGAAGAACTTCTTGAATTTGACGAAAGAATTAAAAGATTTCTACATCTACCACTAAACAAAGATATAGAATATATGGCTGAACCAAAAATAGATGGACTGTCTCTCGAAATTGTATATGAAAACGGAATATATAAAGCAGCTGGAACAAGGGGAGACGGAACCTTAGGTGAAGATGTTACGCTAAATGTAAAAACCATAAAAGAAGTCCCTCTCTACTTGATAGAAAATAACGAATTTATAATTCCCAAAAGAATAGATGTAAGAGGCGAAGTTTACATGCTCATTAAAGACTTTGAAAAACTAAACGAAGAAAATCTAAAAAGGGGAGAAAAAACTTTTGCAAACCCAAGAAATGCAGCCTCAGGTTCTCTAAGACAACTTGATCCTAAAATAACAGCTAAAAGAAACCTTAAATTTTTTGCATGGGGAGTAGGCTACCACGAAGGAATTGGCTATTCAACTCAAGAGGAAATTCTAAAATCTTTAAAAAGCTTCGGATTCCCGGTTAATCCACTAAGCAAAAAGTGCAGAAGCATAAAAGAAGTAATTGAATACTATGACGAAATACTGGAAAAAAGAGAAAGTTTACCCTATGAAATAGATGGAATTGTAGTGAAGGTAAACTCTCTTGCTCTCCAACAAGAACTGGGCTTTACAATAAGAGCCCCAAGATGGGCAATTGCAGGAAAATTTCCTGCAAAGGAAGTTACAGCCAAAATAAAAGAAGTAGTTTTTCAGGTAGGGAGAACCGGAATAATAACTCCCGTAGCAATCTTTGATCCTACACCGGTTGGAGGTGTTATAGTTCAAAGAGCTACTCTCCATAACTTTGATGAGATTGAGAGAATGGATGTGAGAATAGGAGACTACGTATTTTTAAGAAGAGCCGGAGATGTAATTCCTGAGGTAGTAAAAGTTATAAAAGAGAAAAGAACAGGAGAAGAAAGAAAAATATTACCACCTTCAAGCTGCCCCGTTTGTAATGGTAACGTTATTAAAGAGGGTGCCTATTATAAATGTGTATCCATTGATTGCCCCGAGAAATTAAAGGGATCCTTAAGACACTTCGTGAGTAAGAAAGCTATGGATATAGAGGGAATAGGTCCGAAACTAATTGACCAACTGGTTGACAAAAAGATGGTTAAAAGTGTAGCTGATATTTATTATCTTAAATACACTGATCTTATGAAACTTGAGAGAATGGCTGATAAATCTATTAGGAACCTACTCGAAGCAATAGAAAAAAGTAAAAAAACAACTCTTGAAAGGTTTATCTATGCCCTAGGTATACCTCTCATTGGAGAAAGAGGTGCTCAGATACTTGTAAGAAAATTTGGGTCACTTGAGAAACTTAAAAATGCAAAATTTATAGAATTAAGAAGTATACCTGAAATAGGTCCGGAAATGGCAGAATCTGTAGTTTCCTTTTTCAGAAACGAAAAAAACCTGGAAACAATTGATAGATTATTAAAGGCTGGAATAACTTTTGAAGAAAAAAAGTTAAAAAAGGGATTTTTCACTTCAAAAACAGTGGTTTTCACAGGAACTTTAAAAAGTTTTACAAGAGAAGAAGCAACAAAAATTGTTGAGGAACAGGGAGGGAGAGTTTCAAATACAGTTTCCAGAAATACAGACTATGTAGTTGTGGGAGAAAACCCTGGAACAAAATATAAAAAAGCAATAGAGTATAGAATAAAAATTCTTACAGAAGAGGAATTTCTTGAATGCCTAAAAAAAGAAAACTTTAATGAATGAACTTATAAAAAAGTTAATTCTCACTTTTAGTAAATTACAAAGAATAGGTGAAAAATCAGCTGAACGGATTGTTTTCCTTCTACCTGACAAATTTGGAGAAAAACTATATTACCTTGAAGATAAAATAAAATATGTTATTTATACTAACAGCCTCAATAATGAAGCTCTTTAGCAAAATATTTGAGGATAAAAAAAGAGAGAATGTACTGACGGTGGTACTAATCCCTCTGAAAGTTTTGACCTTTGAAGAAATAGGAGAGTATAAGGATTATAATAATATAAAAATAACAAAATTTGGGGCAGACATACTAAAAGGCTTAACTTTTGATTACCTTGACAACTATACCTTAACTGAGGTATTAAAAAATAGGGAGGTTATAGAGGTTAAATGAGTGAATATAAATATATAGAGGAAAGTTTTAAAAAAGTGGAGGCTATATTGAAAAAGTTAAAAGAAACTTCAAATTCAAACGCTGTTTTGCTTATTGATAAGGCTGGACAACTTATAACCTCAATAGGAGACATAGAAGGGCTTGATACTATTTCCTTTGCTACACTATCTGCTGCAGATTTTGGAGCAACAAGTCAACTTGCCGCATTAATCGGAGAAAAAAACTTTTCATCACTTTATCATCAAGGTGAGAAAAACTCTTTATATATATCACTTGTAGCAAATAGGGTTATCGTTGCAGTCCTATTTGACTCAAAAACAACACTTGGACTTGTAAGAGTTAGAACAAAACATGCGTCTCAGGAATTAGAGCAAATTCTCGATGAACTTTTTGAAAAATTAAAAATTACTCCGCCTAGGGACATTCTTGATAAAAGCTTTTTTAAAGAGGCTGAGGAAGAACTCGATAAACTTTTTGGACCTTAAAAATGGCCTTAATAAATTACGCCTCAAGGGAAATTAACGTTAAAATAGTATATTACGGCCCCGGCCTCTCAGGAAAAACTACTAACATAAAATACATATACGAGAAACTTTCACCCGATCTTAAAGGACAACTTGTTTCAGTTGCTACTGAGCAAGAAAGAACACTATTTTTTGATTTTTTACCAATAGATCTTGGTAACGTCAGAGGATTCAAAACAAGATTTCACCTTTATACAGTTCCTGGTCAAGTATTTTACAACGCCTCACGAAAACTGATTTTAAAAGGCGTTGACGGAATAGTTTTTGTTGCAGACTCTCAAATTGAAAGAATGGACGAAAATATTGAAAGTTTTGAAAATATGATTGAAAACCTTCAAACCTATGGACTAAAAATTGAGGACATTCCCTATGTAATACAGTATAACAAGAGAGATTTGCCAAACGCTGCATCTATAGAGGAATTACAGAGAAACTTAAATAAGGATGGTGTACCCTATTATGAAGCAGTTGCCACTATAGGAAAAGGAGTCTTTGAAACATTGAAAGAAATAGCAAAAATGGTTATAAGAAACCTTTCAAGCAGAACCTCTACTTGAATAGTAAAATTTCCTGTATCACAATAGGTAATGAAATTTTAAGAGGATTTAGGGTTGATTCAAACTTTTACCATCTTGCTAAAAAACTAGGAGAATTAGGAGAAGGGATCGAAATTCACGTTACAACTAAAGATTCAAAGGAATCTATTAAAAATGCACTTTCCTTTTGTACGAAAGAAACCGATATTATATTCACTATAGGGGGTTTAGGACCTACTATAGACGATGTTACAAGAGAATCTATTTCCGAATTTTTAGATATAGAGCTTGTTTTTAGAGAAGACATATTTTATGATCTAAAAAAAAGAGAACCGTTACTTTCTGAGAGTGAACATAGAAAATATGGTCTTTTTCCTAAAGGTGCTAAAATCTTTATAAACGAGGTGGGTCTTGCTCATTCATTTTTAGTTGAAAAAGAAGGAAAAAAAATTTTTTCACTACCAGGCCCAAAAAACGAATTTGAACATACACTCGAAAAAATACTTAAGGAATTTGAACCTAAAAAAGATTATAAAGTGATATATCTTGATTTACCCTTTAAAAAAGAAATTGAAATTCAAGATACCTTAAAAGAGAAAATAAACTTAAATCTTCTTTTTTTTCTGCCCTATACAGGTGGAGTAATCTTAGGTATAAAAGGAAAAATAGACGAGGTCTCCAAAGCAAAAAAGCTTATTTACAATGTTTTCGGAGATGATATTTCTTCGGAGGGACCCTTGCTACTTGAGGAGGTGGTGGGAAGGTTACTTAAGGAAAAGAAGAAAAAAATAAGCACTGCAGAAAGTTGTACAGGAGGACTCTTATCATCAAGAATAACAGATATTCCAGGTAGCTCAGAATACTTTATAGGTGGGGTTATCGCCTATTCAAACGAGATTAAAAAGAATATTCTTGGTGTAAAAGAGGAAGATCTTAAAAGCTACGGAGCAGTATCAGAACCTGTAGTAAGAAAAATGGCTGAAAGTATAAGAAAAATGTTCTGCACTGATTTTGGACTCTCGATTTCAGGCATAGCAGGTCCAACTGGTGGCTCAGAAGAAAAACCAGTTGGCACAGTATATCTTGCTATTTCTTATGACAAAGAAACATTGGTATTTAAAAAACTTTTTAAAGGTAAAAGAGAGGAGATAAAGTTTAAAAGCACCCACTTTATATTAAATGAGTTGCGAAAACTTCTTATTAAAGTTTAATATAAATAGAGTAGGGGATGAAGAGAGCAAAAAGAATCGGTGAAATGCTCCTTAAAGCAGGGGTTATAAAAGAGGAGCAATTAAAAGAAGCACTTGATTTACAGAAAAAAAATGGAAAAAGACTTGGATCGATTTTACTTGAATTAGGCTATGCAACAGAAGATGATATTTTAAAGGTCTTATCTAGACAGTTTGGAGATATACCTGTAGCAAAGAAAAAACACTTTGAAAACATTCCAGAAGAAGTCATAAAACTAATTCCAGCCCATGTTGCTGCAAGATATGACATTGTACCATTAGCAGTAAAAGGTAACAAATTGTTCTTAGCAATGGTTAATCCAGAGGATCACTTTGCAATAGAGGATGTAAGATTTTTGACTAAACTTGAAGTTGTGCCACTTATTGCCCTTGAGGACTTCATTAAAGAAGCAATTAAAAAATACTACAAAATTGAAGATATGATGGATCAAATTGCAAAAATTGAAAGTGAAGATATGGGTATAGAAGTAATAACAGAAGGTTCTCAAATTGAAAAAAAAGAAACAAGGGAAGTGATCGAAGAATCAAAAAACAAAGCAGAAATAAAAGGTGTAGAGGAAAGTATTGAAGACATCCTTGTATACGCTGATGATATAGAACTTGCACCTGAAAAGCTAGAAAATGAAGTAGAAGATATTACTTCTATAAAAGATGAAAAATCCCCTATCGTTAAACTTGTGAATTCAATTCTTCTTGATGCAATAAGAAGAAGAGCTTCAGATATTCACATTGAACCATATGAAAAGGAGCTAAGAGTAAGATACAGAATAGACGGAGTTCTCCAAGAAGTGCTTAAGAGAGATGTAAGGCTAATAAGACCGATTGTTGCTAGAATAAAAAGTATATCAAAGATGAAAATAGAAGAAAAAAGGAGACCCCAGGATGGTAGAATGAGACTCAATGTTGGTAATAAAAGAATAGATGTACGTGTTGCTGTTATTCCAACTATATATGGAGAAAAAGTAGCAATGAGAATACTTGATAGATCTGCAATTGAGCTCAGTTTAGATGCCTTAGGTTTTGAAGAGGAGTCTCTAAAGATGTTCAGAAAAATTTTAAAAAATCCAAACGGAATAATCCTTGTTACAGGACCAACAGGAAGTGGAAAAACAACAACTTTATACTCTGCTCTTCAAGAACTAAACTCAACTGAAGTTAATATTTCAACCATTGAAGATCCTGTTGAATTTACCCTCCATGGAATAAATCAGGTTCAAGTCAAAGAAAGTGTGGGTATGACCTTTGCTTCAGGACTAAAAGCTTTCCTAAGACAAGATCCAGATATCATAATGGTTGGTGAGATACGTGATTTTGAAACAGCAGAAATAGCTATTAGAGCCTCACTTACAGGTCACTTAGTTTTATCTACAGTTCACACTAATACCGCAGCAGCTACAGTGACACGCCTTATAAATATGCAAATAGAGCCATTTTTGATAGCCTCTACTCTTCTTATAGTAGTTTCTCAAAGACTTGTCAGAAAAATTTGTGAAAACTGTAAAGAAGAATATGTTCCAGATGAGTCCATATTACTTGAGCTTTCCCCTGATAATCCAGATAGATTTAAGAATGTAAAATTTTATAGGGGAAGGGGTTGTGAAAAATGCTTTAAGATAGGCTATAAGGGAAGGACAGGACTCTTTGAAGTGATGCCAATTACAAAAACTATAAGACAACTTATACTAAAAAAGGCTCCAACCTTTGAAATCGAAAAGGCTGCCCTAGAAGAGGGGATGATAAGTTTAAGAGAGGCAGGAATAAGAAAAATCATAAGAGGAATAACAACACCCGAGGAAGTTTTAAGAGAAACAAAAATAGAATAACTATGCCACTTAAAATTGGTGAACTTCTCATAAAATATGGCTTAATAACAAAAGAACAACTCGAAGAAGCTCTAAAAAAACAAAAAGAATGGGGAAAGAGATTGGGTTCAACCTTGGTTGAGCTCGGATACATTACAGAAAAACAACTTGTAGAGGTTTTGGCTAAACAGTTAGGGGTTCCAGCTATAGATCTATCAGATGCAAAAATACCAGAAGAGGTTCTAAAACTTCTTCCTGCTGAGATTTGTTATCACTATGAAGTATTGCCGCTTGCAAGAAAAGCAAATATTTTATTTTTGGCAATGGTAGATCCCTCTAATATTCAGGCATTAGAGAATGTTAAGTTTATTACTGGGCTTGATGTGGAACCAGTTATCGCCGCTGAGTCTTCTTTGAGAAGAACCTTGGAAAAATTTTATCCTGATTATAAAAAGGAAATCACCAAAATCGAGGAAACAAAAGAAAAGGAAGAAGAGGAGGTTATACCCCTTGATATTGAAGGAATAGATGTTGAAGAATATGAAGAATTAGTAGATGAAAAAGAAATTTTAAAGTTAGGCAAAGACACTCATATAACAAAATTAGTAAACAAAATAATAAAGGACGCAATTTTTAGGAAGGCTTCAGATATTCATATCGAGCCTTTTGAAAATGTTTTAAGAATAAGATTCAGAATAGACGGAGTATTACAAGTTTATGCAGACCTTCCCAAGAGACTCTCCGCGGGGATAGCCTCAAGGCTAAAACTTATGTGTAACCCTAACTTAGATATTTCAGAAAGGAGAAAACCGCAAGACGGTAGAATTCAGCTAAAACTAAAAGATGAAAATGATAGAGAAAAGGTTGTGGATTTCCGTGTTTCAGTGGTACCAACAATATCTGGTGAAAAAGTTGTAATGAGAATCCTGGATAAATCGGGACTCTCACTTGATCTTAGTGTTTTGGGATTCGAAGAAAATGACTTACAAAGATTTTTAAAGGCAATAAATTCTCCATACGGTATAATTCTTGTAACAGGTCCAACCGGAAGTGGAAAAACCACAACTTTATACTCTGCTCTCTCTGCTATCAATACACCGGACAAACAGATTATTACAATAGAAGATCCAGTTGAATACAATATAGAAGGAATAAATCAAGTTCAGGTAAACAGGGAAGTGGGTCTTGACTTTGCATCAGCTTTGAGAGCCTTTTTAAGGCAATCTCCAGATGTAATACTTGTAGGAGAAATAAGAGATTCAGAAACAGCAGAAATAGCAATAAGAGCAGCTCTAACTGGTCATCTCGTTTTCTCCACAATTCACACTAACGACGCACCAACAACAATAGATAGATTAATAGATCTTGGCATACAACCGTACCTAATTGCCTCCTCAGTTATACTAATTCAAGCACAGAGATTAGTGAGAAGAATCTGTAAAAATTGTAAACGTGAGGTAAGCTATGACCCTGAACTTATAGTTGAATTAGGAATACCAAAAGATGAAATTTCAACTATAAAATTTTTTAAAGGCGAAGGTTGTGAAGTTTGCAATTATACAGGATATAAGGGAAGAATAGGAATATATGAAGTTATGCCAATTTCCCCGAGGATAAGAGAAATGATTTTAAATAATGCTACATCAGATAAAATAAGAGAAGTAGCAAGAGAAGAAGGAATGCATACCTTAAGAGAGGACGGTATAATAAAAATTAAAAAAGGTATTACTACTGTTGAAGAGGTTTTAAGGGTAACAGCCGCCGGAGAAGAATAAAGAGTAGTTCAAACATGTTACGGTTCAACCCCCTTTAAATAAAATTTTAAAATGGACGAGACTATTTCTAAAAAAGTAGAGTTTAAAAAAACAGAATTAAAAACTGAAGTAGAAGATAAAAAAACAAAGGTTCAGATGATTTCACTTTTACAAGAAATGGTTCAAAGAGGTGCAACTGATCTTCATATTTCTGCAGGTTCTCCACCTATGTTTAGAATTGATGGAGTTCTTGTTCCATCCTCCTATCCTCCTGTAACTCCTGAGCAAGCTCAAGCACTAGCCTACTCAATCATGAGAGATGAGCAAAAGAAAAAGTTTGAGGAAGAGTGGGAATGTGATTTTTCTTTTGGAATTTCTGGACTTGCAAGGTTTAGAGCTAATGTTTACAAACAAAGGGGAACCGTATCACTTGCATTAAGAACGATTCCTTTTAAAATAAGAAGTTTTGAAGAGCTTGGTATACCCCCGGTAATTGCCGAGCTTGCATCCAGACCTAAGGGACTTCTACTTGTAACAGGTCCGACAGGTAGTGGAAAATCAACAACTTTAGCAGCAATAATAGATAAAATAAACTCTGAAAGAAGGTGTCATATCATCACAATTGAGGATCCAATAGAATATCTTTTTGCAAACAAAAAGGCACTTATTTCGCAAAGACAAGTAGAAAGTGATACTAAAAGCTTTAAAAATGCACTTAAATACGCTTTAAGACAAGATCCTGATGTAGTAATGATCGGTGAGATGAGAGATTACGAAACAATAGCAGCTACTTTAACTATAGCTGAAACAGGACACTTAACCCTTGCAACACTTCATACAAACTCAGCAGTTGAGTCAATTAACAGAATAATTGATGTTTTTCCTCCACATCAACAGCAACAGGTAAGAGCTCAGCTTGCCTTTGTCTTACTTGGAGTTATAACCCAGGCCCTTTTACCAAAAGTTGGAGGAGGAAGGGTACTAGCCTGTGAAGTTCTCATAGCAACTCCTGCTGTTAGGGCACTTATAAGAGATAACAAACTTCATCAAGTTTATGGAGTTATTCAGGCATCACAAAAGTATGGAATGCAGACAATGAATCAGTCAATATTTAAGCTATACGTGGAAAGAAAAATAACCCTTGAAACTGCCCTATCCTTTTCTCATAATCCTGAGGAACTCGAACAGATGATAAGGGAAAAATTACCATCAGGAAGGTAGAAAATTTTTGGAACAAGGATTAATTGAATCTGTAATTTATTCACATTCCCTTTTAAAACCGCTTAAATTTATAGAGGAAATTGAAAATTATGTGTCTGAAGTTTTATCTGAGGAATGTAAAAATCTAATTTCTGAATTTCGGAAAGAATTTAGATCTCAAGCTATAATTTTTGAACTTGAAAATTTTAAAGACTTTGAAATTTTAAAAAAAATATACCAAGAGTATAAAAAAAACTTAAAAGGACTATATAAAGAACTTATTGAGATACTTTTTTTTAAAATTTCGAGAAAAGTTTATAACAATAAAAAAAAATTTGAGACAAAATGGGATAATTTTTTGGAGGTAAACGCGAATTTTGAGCTTCTTGACCTAACAGCAATCAGCGAAATACTTAACAAAGAAGATCTCTCCTTAAACCTTTTTACTATTTTTGTCACTTTTTTAATCTTTGAACTTCATAGACTTGAACTTTTAGAAAAACTTAGTGAAACTGAAAAAGAAATTTACATAAAAATTACAAAATGGAACCCAAGAATATATAAGTTATTAGAAGAAAATAGACAAAAAGTACAAAGGTTAGAGAATTTTGAAGAAACAAAAAGAGAAATTCTTAAATTCTTTGATGAAAAAGTAAAAGAAATAAAAGAAGAAATCATAAAAGAAAAAACATCAGAAATAACTGACAAATTAAGTAGAGAGTTTACAAAGATAATAAGATTTGTCGGAGTAACTTTAAAAGAAAAAACCATTAATATTGAAAGAAAAATTACTATTAACCTTTTACCTGAAAATCATATATTTTACATTTTAAAATTATTCAAAACCTACGAAAAATTGAATCTTAATTTTAATGATGTTGAAAGGGACCTAAAACTTATATTTGCTGAAGGTTATAAATTTTTTAAGGGTGAAAATTCACCTTATTTTGAAAATTTTCTCGAAAGAAAAATCTTAGGAATAGACATTAAAATATTAGATTTTTATTCAAAAAACGTTCACTTTATAAAAGAAACCTTAAGTAAGCTTTTTGAACTAAAACTTTTAGAAAGAAAAATTTTAATAAAACCTTACGAAAGTGTTTATGAAGACGAAAAAAGAAATAACCATTTTATTTATTTTTCTTTAGTTCCAAGAGGGGGATACATAAAATTAAGAAACTTAAAAAGAATAAGGGTAAATCTTGAAGAACCACAGAAATTAAAGGACTTTATTGATAAAAACAAAAAAGTAATTTCAGTACTTGTCTACGATATAAGAGGATCAACCTTTATGTCGATTTCCCTTTTTAATGCGCAAAAGGAATTATCTATAAAGAAAAAGTTTCAAGAAATAATAAAAAATACAATTTTTTCTTATGGTGGATTTCCAGTAAAAGAAACAGGTGACGGTGGAATATGCTTTTTTTCAGAAAATTCAAGCAAAATTTATAAAGAAATCTTTGAAGAAACTG containing:
- a CDS encoding prepilin peptidase, with amino-acid sequence MDNLFFFTLGLCFGSFANVVIYRVPKGLSIIKPFSFCPTCKNKIRFYDNIPLISFILLKGKCRFCKSKINLRYPIVEFLSGLLFLLAYKKFGISLKMLEVILYTYPLMIMAFIDYETGYIYDVILFPSLYAAFIISFVNNHLVESLLYSFLAFIFGLFLRWLGKTLFKKEALGEGDPYVFALMAVYIRDFDLLFTLFLSFFSGSIVGLFLVFKKKSKYLPLLPYLFLGTFIYYLLYPNHYYLIHKIFFNE
- a CDS encoding methyltransferase domain-containing protein; this encodes MSSRFDKIAKIYDIVNLISSFGLDHYSRWFLSKRVSGIICDLGAGKGELSMYLSKRKKVKKIFAVEISKKMLKKRFLDKKIVYVRADANFIPFKDKSFDYVVSSFVWRNIEQRELFIKESRRILKKEGKIYILEMARPSVPFSFILIPYIYIFTTILSIFFPEYLFLRSSILNLKAKELVKNYKVKKVINVFGTVFYLFIF
- the deoC gene encoding deoxyribose-phosphate aldolase, with amino-acid sequence MEIEKHVEATLLRPEKTWREYEEFVEKSIELKVFGICVPPSRVSQVKELIKNTEIKLISVCDFPFGYRDTDYKKRETEKLFELGCDEVDMVMNIQKFKDGNYEEVRKEIEEVAKISNGKILKVIIECGVLTTDEISMATRLVCEGGANFVKTSTGFLSRGVRLSDIRIIKKSLKNGVKIKASGGIRSRGFASILIELGVERIGTSDPLSVIKGN
- the ligA gene encoding NAD-dependent DNA ligase LigA; translated protein: MNKEEIKKRIEFLRKEINYHNYRYYVLNDPVISDEEYDRLFRELLELEEKFPEFISPDSPTRRVGEKPQEEFKTFHHRESMFSLQDARNKEELLEFDERIKRFLHLPLNKDIEYMAEPKIDGLSLEIVYENGIYKAAGTRGDGTLGEDVTLNVKTIKEVPLYLIENNEFIIPKRIDVRGEVYMLIKDFEKLNEENLKRGEKTFANPRNAASGSLRQLDPKITAKRNLKFFAWGVGYHEGIGYSTQEEILKSLKSFGFPVNPLSKKCRSIKEVIEYYDEILEKRESLPYEIDGIVVKVNSLALQQELGFTIRAPRWAIAGKFPAKEVTAKIKEVVFQVGRTGIITPVAIFDPTPVGGVIVQRATLHNFDEIERMDVRIGDYVFLRRAGDVIPEVVKVIKEKRTGEERKILPPSSCPVCNGNVIKEGAYYKCVSIDCPEKLKGSLRHFVSKKAMDIEGIGPKLIDQLVDKKMVKSVADIYYLKYTDLMKLERMADKSIRNLLEAIEKSKKTTLERFIYALGIPLIGERGAQILVRKFGSLEKLKNAKFIELRSIPEIGPEMAESVVSFFRNEKNLETIDRLLKAGITFEEKKLKKGFFTSKTVVFTGTLKSFTREEATKIVEEQGGRVSNTVSRNTDYVVVGENPGTKYKKAIEYRIKILTEEEFLECLKKENFNE
- a CDS encoding roadblock/LC7 domain-containing protein gives rise to the protein MSEYKYIEESFKKVEAILKKLKETSNSNAVLLIDKAGQLITSIGDIEGLDTISFATLSAADFGATSQLAALIGEKNFSSLYHQGEKNSLYISLVANRVIVAVLFDSKTTLGLVRVRTKHASQELEQILDELFEKLKITPPRDILDKSFFKEAEEELDKLFGP
- a CDS encoding GTPase domain-containing protein; protein product: MALINYASREINVKIVYYGPGLSGKTTNIKYIYEKLSPDLKGQLVSVATEQERTLFFDFLPIDLGNVRGFKTRFHLYTVPGQVFYNASRKLILKGVDGIVFVADSQIERMDENIESFENMIENLQTYGLKIEDIPYVIQYNKRDLPNAASIEELQRNLNKDGVPYYEAVATIGKGVFETLKEIAKMVIRNLSSRTST
- a CDS encoding nicotinamide-nucleotide amidohydrolase family protein; the protein is MNSKISCITIGNEILRGFRVDSNFYHLAKKLGELGEGIEIHVTTKDSKESIKNALSFCTKETDIIFTIGGLGPTIDDVTRESISEFLDIELVFREDIFYDLKKREPLLSESEHRKYGLFPKGAKIFINEVGLAHSFLVEKEGKKIFSLPGPKNEFEHTLEKILKEFEPKKDYKVIYLDLPFKKEIEIQDTLKEKINLNLLFFLPYTGGVILGIKGKIDEVSKAKKLIYNVFGDDISSEGPLLLEEVVGRLLKEKKKKISTAESCTGGLLSSRITDIPGSSEYFIGGVIAYSNEIKKNILGVKEEDLKSYGAVSEPVVRKMAESIRKMFCTDFGLSISGIAGPTGGSEEKPVGTVYLAISYDKETLVFKKLFKGKREEIKFKSTHFILNELRKLLIKV